AaagtatagcggaagattttcgttttctgggtggatcatcaagacatcccagttgtcaatcattctgatgatatgttCATGTAAGGCCATCGTACTACTCGTCCCCAGGTTTGTTTTCTGCACACTCTCATGTTTATATGTGTGGTGGTCTATGGTTtcagccattcattgaagcttgcGTTCTCATcgtattttttgaaaatgtctgagggtcacAGGAGAAAAAGTGTTTACGAATTGtttgacaagaagagaaaggcatGTGAAAGAGTGTTTTTGGGAGAATATttcacaggttgggcttcccacgagaagtttctactcgacaggtaaagtttgtcatgctatttggagaaatctatttaaaatcattgctagtaaaagttgatgtaagctatgattagcgaggCTAGCCCTGGctacttgtaaacagagcgacagcaacttgtaaacagagcgaagagaatAACTAGGCtcgtgcatgctctctctctctctctctctctctctctctctctcgtgcacgtgTTTAATAGGCGTTCCCTCTTGGGAGCAGGTAGAGTGTTgcgcatgtgcattttttttaaaagtggggcggttcctttaaaaaatttcggaaaatcttccgctatacctttaagtatAGCTCTAATAATTATAAAACATagaggggcagtttcccagacaggttttaaattaatccaggactaggccttatatTAGGAGAtttgagtagtttttacaaacaaaccttacaaaaaatattattgttGCAGGGGCGTAGCCATCATTTCAAAAGTGGGGGGACGAAATGTCGAGTGTTatacctgtttttttttcagttaaccCTTGtgacaggttttttttttttttgctttatatgcTTATGATTATATATGTTAATTAAGATGTGCTTTCTACGTAGCCTactaataaacagccaacatgCAAGCTAATAAATGAGGAgaagttgttcattttactaatGTGTTacatattatacatattttttctacattttactaattacattttttatgattgGTCTATATATAATCCTACAAACACTCGTGTATTAATAGACTTTATACAATGTAAAAGAATTGCAATAGGTGTTAAAGAGCActtatggtccgattcacaattttactcatcctttggtgtgtaagtgtgcattacttcatgttaacaatatgcaaaagataTAAACAATGACataagttatcgtctccaacgtaaatctcttttcttggactacaacaaacacatggattgtagtcaacagtttacttcctgggatcgGAGATGTAGAGAAGACCAACATTGGGTGCTTCTcaatttttatttgtgcatCCTCGTTTCCTTTCCTTGCAAGGACAGAGGAGACAAAGTGTTAAGTGAAATGGCATATCCTCATTCCTCATTCTCTGTATAACGTTGATTCTCGGTTATCAAATTATCAAGTGCATTAAAACTTCCAAAtatttaacaagaaaaataaaattaaatacatatttgaGTTCATACATGCCATAATTTTTATAGATCAGTGGtctatataaatattaaatattctgTATGAAACAAGtctacatttacaataatttaatgattaatacCAACATTTAAAGATGTGACATGAAAacgagagtatagttcctagccatatctgcctagaaagttgcatcttttaattttccattggTACACAATGTACTGTAACTACAAAataatcaagttttaaataggaaaaatattgaaactttatttttagcgtgatgctaatggtctaatcaggttcaatggattatgctaagctatgcttaaagtgCTAGTGCAAGATCAGCtgaattccaaaacagtaagaatcaaatgtttaactctaggggagctgggaaattagcatattttcaaaaaaatagagtgtccctttaaattgttagtatggtCATGTACTTTTAATATAAGGAaaattttatttacacatttaattacagaaaaaaaaaaagaaaaaatactgTATTAGTAATATAGTATTTTCCtgtataaaacataattttacagagttttaattataattttaaataatggtaaaccactgtaaaaaaattagatattttttaaCATTGAAACAGTGATGCATATTCTTAATGAGTGTTCTGCATATGAAACGGAGAGTTTCCAATTATTACAAGAATTAGGATGAATGGGAGTTgacaatatttatttaaaagtactGTTAGGAAACGAGTGTAGGCAATCAAGATTACAagaatcattatttaaataccCAAATAAAACCACAGGAACAATATATATAATCTaggttttaattttattattattatcttataTATCTCTTCCAAATCTGTTCACTCCACACTCCAgcacagtaggtggcggtaatgcgCCTTTCAGTTGGTTTGCCAAACCGCCATAAAACACCAGAAGAAGAAGATACGCTTGTACTTCATAATCCAGTCCAGTTGGTGGCGGTAAATGCCGCTATAAAAAGTCATTAGAAGAAGAAATGAAAGTTATTTCCGACTGCTTGTGATGCTTGTGTATCTTGTCTGTCTTTATCTCTTGCGTGTTTTATGGAGTGTAGTCTTGGCTCGTTGATAATGAGAGAAAAAATGGATGTActgtgctgtaaatcagtaggaactgatctgtccatgctggatattgatgatttcatcacagaaatctctcagctgaagaaagaggtggcgttactggagtCAAAGCTGAGGTCAAGGGGAGATTTAGGACTGAAACGAGAGGTTTGTATAGCTTAAACATACTTGACATGAATCACTCTGTCTGTTTGACAACATCAAATTCTTTATAATCTTACACtgagtgtgtgtgttgtgttgtcagGATGTGGATTGGTGTGAATCTTCAGTGTATCTGACTGATGGATgtctggattcagtgtggaCGAGTAGAGATCAAAGCCGCACACCACAGACACTGCTGGACTCACAGGACTCCGAGCTCCGTCTGactttactctgttatactgagtcaaagcccacagacactcaggacactacagtgtatgacagtaaacagagcttacaggaggatcaaacctccacagagtctctggattctgtcagTAACGCTGGAGAACCGCAGCAGATcctgaagatgtgttcagttaaacTCATTGATTGCAggaacctcatgatgaagattaaaactgaacccacagaagaggaagatcaCACTGAGGAAGATGATGGCTTTATTACGTCAGGTATGTATGTCTTCTCAATTATTGTTGTATTTTTGCAACTGTTATGTGAGAACCTGTTTAGATTTCAGTCAAAAACTATTAGGATATCTTGTTGAGCAACAGGCATTTAGGCTTAAAGAACACTTAATCTCAtcgttttagcagtaacaacataaacaaacggctgtcatggtccgcacgtaacatccggtaaactccgctaagaataataacaacaaagttctttaaacgtaatttatttatataacaagcaaaacaaacaacacacagattacctaggaaaccaaaacatttgttattttcgacgaggcattgttcaagagatcagtttagcaactagtcagaccattaaaaaaacaaaaccagaagtaaagttaggatccagacgtgtatcacgtgcgtccgataaaaccgtctataagtGTCACTATATAATACAACAAGGATTCGTAAAATCGTAAATATGAtgcgggccaaacttttacccatattttgaccttttatatattttttactttgacctattttatatatacaaaagatatacaaaattaacaaaacaacataagttatatatatatattataacttatgtttttgttactttttgttataggtcataaataaaaatagcttgactacgtcagactttgtacttccgctaaatttTATTACAAAGCATAGCAAattagcagaggatggtattaccaggctaaaataaaacttcttgTATCCAGTGTTTTGCctttttaattactgaaaactaatattttcttctttcccaggtgaaaaagtagtacacttccatagtgtacttaaagtgctttattttcgcacacgaATTGTGTACTTGATATACTGGAGATTCATCTTTAGTACCTCTTAagatcatctaagtgtacttcgctgtgctattttgagacaccattaatatgaattaaaatgtgctaaaatgtatttaaaaaatgtctttaggtaccacttgtagtaaacttgaacccatctttgtaagaaagttgagttcaagtttaatacacGTGTTTTTTGTCAAGAAataaagatgaatttttagtatattaagtacaaaattagtgtgcgaaaataaagcactttaagttcactatggaagtgtactactttttcacctgggttactattttaaaaacaattgcactTTAACATTTCAAGTAGGGCTGTCatggttatgaaatttggctgacggttaattgacTAGGATGTTGTGACGATTACGACGATCAATGTCTATTTTAGGGCTTTGACAATTCATTCTCATAAATTTTtctttatgaaataattttcccACATTgttgtttaaattaaatcttttgcaaggtttacctggcagcaaatattaatacacacatAACACGCATTTAAAAGttatctgatactgtctcgtttacaaaggcgctgcagctccctcttgtgttttttttaaagagatgtgcaatcgtgatgagacgattatttaataattgtgacagccTGAATTTCAAGAACCAAATTTTAATAGTTCAACTATGaacattacacaaaaatgtGCAAGTGTAAATAATCAACACATGTAGAGCTCTTTTTAACTTActttgtttataactgtttaacttttataaattgttacatttcaagtattcacaacatattGTCCGTCTTATCCTTATGACTAAAACTGCACTtcgtgttttcttttttaatattttaaagatatataggCTAAACCACCTTTCAATTGTCCATACATCCAGACACGATGGTCGTAGTTCACCCTCTAGTGGCACTTATGTAATGAAATTAAAGTTTAATCGTAGATCCGTGTCAAGGCATGAGCATTTAATCTACGtacagtatatatttatacttattaatttaaatttatcaaattaaaaacaaataaaggaAACCAGCTTATCCACCATTTTTTTAGCCCAGTATTCAATAATGTATGAAAGAAAACCAAATTATATTCGTCCACTTTGTCTGCATATAAAACATCATCTGGGAAATCTCAAAGTAGATTTAAACATCTTGGAACAAACCCACTTTTGCTAAATTTCTCCATGGGATATCAAAAAcctttaatttttttgaaagaaaatCAGAAAACGCATCCGAATGATTATCAGCAACTATTATCAGCAAGAGCTATTTATCCCCAGCTTAGTCTAATATACACAAAGGGATCCAAATCTGGTAACCAGGTAATGGCTGATTTTGCAATGAATTAATTTAGTCAAGGAACACAAATATTCCAGATCAAAGTTCAATCTTTACAGCAGAAGTAAGTGCTTTATTGTTGGCTTTAAAATTTATGGAAACGTCTTCACAGAAGAGTTTCTTAATGACTGATTCAAAGTCATGCCTGGATTCACTGAAAAGTATGAGAATTGATCTTCCAGCAATAGTCAAGATCTTTGAATTGTGAAATATCCTCAGAATGAGTCAAATGTCTTATAAAACAAACGATAAATGAATGATACATTAGAAATAAATGGCAATCAGAATGGGATCAATGTCTAaaaaatatgtgaaataaatcCTGACGTGACATGAGAGAAAAACAGGATTTCTGCTTTGAGAATCGTTGGAATCAAGTCATCTATATAAGATGCAGAATAGGACATTCAAAAATGACAAATCAATTTTTACTCTCAGGAGAAAATCCTCCAAAATGTTCATCTTGTTAGAATTCATTGTCCATTAAACACATTCTTCTGGATTGTATTACATCTGCCCCTGTGAGAAACCTTTTTTATTCTCTTGATacttttgaaaatgtttttaatcaggTGAATCCAAAGATTTTTTAGaggaaattaattttaaacatcttttctagtcttactttatttaattacactttattctcgccatgaatatagccttagGGCCGATTTGCACCGGCTGCGTGGCGTGAGGCGTCTCAGCTGTGTGGCGTGTCGGTTTTTATTTAGGCTCCCATGTTATAGAGCTGCACGATTCTGTAGTAAATGAGAATCACAATTCTTTTGCTTAAATTATCACGATTCTCAAgaactttgttaattttaaagatgtaCAACCCCTGAACATTAGTTTTTACAGGTGCAAAGAATTATGCTTCTGAAAGTTTTAGATAAGTGTAGATAATCTTTAAATTCAGTTAATGTTAATTGTAGAGTGATTAtgtattaaagaaaaaaaattaaatatacattttaagtagACATGGATTAACATTACTTTATgttaatgagctatgacgcagTTCAATGGCAACCAATTGCAAGGCGGAAACATTCGGTGGCAACTAATCGGAAGGAAGAAACCTCCACTTgagaggattccagagaatgcattcgaggGTCACGGTACATTGACAGCGTTTTTTGATGCTCTCGCTGGTGGCGTGAACATCCATCGGTTGAATAAATCTACATGCACGCTTAATATTCACGCCCACTAGCTGCTTGGGCCAAAAACAGGAAAACGTAATGTAAGCAGTCAAGTGCAAAGACagcaagtgtggttatttggacgcagccaatGAATGTTTCCCCCGTGCTAAAAACCCTTTCGGAAGGGATAAGATCCAGATTAAGATCCTTTTTTTTGTTACTAAAACAACGTCAAGGTTATTGTCAGACGTACCTGCACATAGCTCTGCCTCACTTATTAAGTTTCTGTTTCTATCTGACTAACTTCTTTGCGAATTCAGGCGAAAGCATCCGCTGTACCAGTGGAGCGAAGTAGCgaacacaagtttttttttaccttaaaataacatttccaaaaaagtttcagtggttcatccactcaaaacagggtgaatggcactttcacattcgctttgcagccctctatcggccaaaaccgcactaaagaagtttccaaccgtcggtttgtggtcctgtagttcgagtgaaaactacaaaaaagtgctttatggcagacctacagtccaatcagagccagctatgctgcagtatttacgacagtggtaatgaacaattacgcttctaacctgtagggggagtaaagagcaaaaactctagtgttgctttaagattgTTTAAGGGGTCGAATCAAGATCACTTTCTTTTAACGATTAAACGTGCAGCTCTACCATGTTAGCAGGTTTGACCGTGCACACCGCCTGCATGACACGCACGTCTCAGACGCGGCTCGAGCCGCGCCGAAAACGCGTGCATGCTAGGAATAGGACCAACTCCTATTTTTTACACCACACGCAAGCATCTTGGAAGCGTCAGGTCAGTTTATCAATAGgaaacatacatgtatacagAATAGGCTAGCAGCAGCAGCGCCGCGTCAGAAACGCTTCTGGTAAGCAAGGGCATAGAAAACGCCACACAGCTGCCATGTGAAAGACACGCAACAGACgccacgcagccggtgtgaatcAGCCCGTATGGcgtttaaaagaaaagaaagaaaatggaataaaattatttttattgccCATCCTCCCAAGATACCTGGGATTAGTGTTACAAGTACCCAAGGCACATAGTTTTACCATTTTGGCAGcataaacacaataaattaaaggcggagtccacgatgtttaaaaaacgctttggaaaaggagacgggccgactaccaaaacacacttatagccaatcagcagtaaggagcgtgtctatccgacatccttgccgggttgcgtatgtgtggggcgggtctatcaacagatggtccagattctattggggtaggggcgtgtttgtttaggtgatttcaaatatcaacattggctttcaaacatcgtggactccgcctttaatgtacACTTCGGATCTTACAATGCTTCTCTTTGGTGCTGAATCCTGCAATTGTCAGACTTCCGGTCCTAGTGCAACTGAAACTCAACTGTCATTGGCTCTTCTGTGTTCGATGGTCATGGCTTAGCAATAGGTAATTTCTTCATCCttctttgtgtaaataagaGTGTTTGATGTTTCTTTCAGGTGTACAGAGTGAATCATGTTTGGATGAAGAAATTacgtcctcaacatcaaaagagtgtcagacagcacaaactctttcctgcatcaccttTGGAAAGACATTCAGCTTAGAGAGACAtgggagaaaacacacagaacagaaagtCTTCACCTgcaccagatctgagatcagctttacttCAGAACAGCATATAGAGAagaagcagcagcagcagcagtttcactgtgagcagtgtgggaaGATTTGTGCCTCTTCTTCAAATCTAGAGgttcacatgaggacacacaaTGGTGAAAAGCCTTTctactgcactgaatgtggaaaaTACTTTAGCGCCAAATTCAGTCTTGATGCTCATAagagaattcacacaggagaaaaaccatACGAGTGTCCTCACTGCGAGAAGAGATTTAGCCGTAAACGTGTCCTGAAGACACATGTGCTTTtacacaccaatgagagaccCCGTCACTTTAGGGATTCAGGTTCAAAAAAATCACACCAGAAACTCTTTAAATGCTTACACTGTGAAAAACGTTTCTGTACAAAAACTGAGCAGATAATCCATGAGAGAGTCCAtaccggagagaaaccttatcactgtagtgtttgtggAAACAGCTTTAGTCAACTGTCAAACTTTGTAAGGCatcagagaactcatacaggtgaaaaacctttcaaatgctcttggtgtgacaagacgtttgctcAGTCATCTCACTTCAAAACCcaccagagagttcatactggagagaaaccttatcactgtactGTCTGTGGAAAGAGCTTTAATCAACTTGCAAACTTTACATTgcaccagagaactcatacaggtgaaaaacctttcaaatgctctctgtgtgacaagacgtttgctcATTCAGGTCACCTAAAatcccatcagagagttcatacggTAGGGTAACTTTACGTCCGCTTTATCCGTGGCGAGAGATTCTCTTATTCTGGAAATCTTCAGAGACATCAGAAGAAATACCCAACTAGCCAAAATACGTGAATGTTACTTGATGTCAACGTTACGTGATGACCAAACTTATGTCGCCACATCGAGTTTCGTTGTGAGTGAACTGAAAAGTGATATTCCTGGATTTGTCACGTTATCCAagcaaacacagaacgttccCCTAAAGTTATCTTTTTGGTTATCCTTTTGGTTATCCTTTTGGCAACCAAATAGTAATATTCcgggaatgttttttttaaggttttatttttgccaccataaaatatttaaagtgtttttaacgagttattaaaaattatacagaACGTTCTCTAATGGTAATTTTTTCGAACCATAAAATAAAGTGCTCatcgttgcagggtggttatttttaaaataacctaaatataacttatacagaacgttctctaatggttgttttttggtaattttttggaaCCCTAAAATTAAGTTCTGATAatgttgcagggtggttattttttgAATGAAGTTCTTAACGCAAGTTCaggaggagcctaaacattcagtCCTTTCAATTATTCTGAGAGCCTATTTAAGCAAGTCAGTCTTCACGCCTACCAGTGACTATTCATCCGGCATTGGGCCTGCCCTTTTCCGGAACAATGTCCCGCCAAGTTCAAGACAAACTTCTTCTCTTCACCTCCGATGAAGATTTTCCATACAACGCAGATTTGTCTTCAGCGGTCAGCCCATCTCCAGAACCCTTTAACCCTAATCTCGCTTCCTCGCAGAGCTCCGGGGAAAGAGGACACCCTTCTCAACGTCCTCCTGCCATTTCACCTAAATGCTGCTGTTTAAATCCACCTCCAGTGAGGTGTCCTTGAACCTCTCCTTCTGCGACTCCACCCGGACCATCTTCAACTCTTGCAATAACAAAATGGACTGTAAACAGGTTGTGGCACGCCCCGCGACCGTCAACATTGAATTCTCTAGAAGGATGTCAAAAGCCCAACTTTACAAGCTTTACCTCAGTGCTCAAACCGGCCAGAGCCCAGTAGATGCTCCCCTGACATATTCCAAAAAAGCTCCCGGACGCCCTTGTAATAATCCGCAGTACTTTCCAGCAAACCCAAGGCCTTCACCAGCCTCAAGCACATCGAGGGCTTCCCCTCCGAGCCTGCAGCACTTGCCCCAGTTCAACCCCTATTGGGCCGTTCCACTTCTTACACCCTTCTCACAGCCGTTCCCTTAGCAATGGCTGCTCACGCCGTCACCATGGACCCTCCACCCATCTCCAACTCACTTCGCTCTCCAATCCTTTCAAGTACGGGTGTGGACCTGGCCTTTCTCCCTTTCCAAAAAAAGACACTTTCTACTCCGCCCAGGTCCTGCAAATATTTGAGCAGCTTCTCTGCATCCACCAGCCGCCAGGTCTGCATCAACTTTAATGATTTTTGCTGTTCCATGCAAAGATGCCGCTATTTGCATGTGTTTAATTTTTGGGGCGGTGTGCACGCCTGTCCTGTTTGCCCAGTTTTCAAATCCTCTGCAAAAATCAATAAAGATCTTAAAAGAAATATCTATCTTCTCCCATCAATGTCTCTGCTCTTGCACACGAACTACAACTTCATCCCAACAAACAATTCGCTAATTTCCTTCTTACAGGTTCACAGCAAGGTTCTGATCCTGGTCTCCAAATCATACCCGACACAACCTTTAGCTGTAATAATTTGCAAATCTACCTGGTCAGACCCAGACTCCGTAGACTCCCTCCTGCAAAAAGATGATGATGCTAAATTTATGATTGGCCCTTTTAATCCCCCCCCATTCCACATCTATCGCATTAACCCCATCGGCATAGCAACAAGGGAATTCTCCGGTAAAAAGCGCATCTCATTCACCTACTAGACGATTTTCTTCTAGTCTCCCCCAAAACCTGCTCACCTTTCCTTTGCTTTCTGACTTTTCTCAAAGTTAGGGGTCCTAGTCGCCTCCGAAACACACAAAGGCCCGGCACCTCACTGGAATTTCTCGGAATTACTCTCAACTACGTTAAATGTCAGGCTTCCCTGCATTAAGACAAGATCGACtgaataataaacataattcaAAATCTCACTCCTGCGCAGCAAATTTCCAAATGTGACCACCTTTCTTTACTCGGTTACCCCAACTTCGCTATGAGAATTGTGCCTCAAGGCCGCCCctttagggtggccattcatgccagttccgccggacacgtctcGAACaggttttcgggttcgttctccggaagttgcATTGGTCGACTGCATACGttatcaaggtttaatatttcgggttcaatttcagaaaagcaacagttacattttaaggtaagaatgaaactacaatgattgtatgtcttaaaataaataaatcttaattttctaatgtgttttaactgaaatgtgagaacctcgatgacgtatgcggtcgagcaacgcgacttccggagaacgcatGGTCACCCTACTCCCCTTACTATTCCAGCTGtgtaaagcccgggatacactgcacaattattggctgtcccagatgaaagattgccatcgtaaAACAATCggcgcgatttctgtgatcgtggctcttcatctgTGATCCTCTGACGTACAATATGAGAGGTTTCGAAGagggccgttttcccggtcttgcgtccaaaaaTAACCTaggatagttttctgacagtgtcagaaatttggcatgatcaccgcacagtgtgtttgctgcaatgacctgcgtactggtatttgtttaccacgagcgcatgctggtgacgttgcgcaacgtggcGCTGCCGCCGAAGCtttgtgtcatcatcgtacagtctacgtgcctgtcgtacccgagtttaaactgtccatgtcgcacagtgtgataaggtaatgatcttaggagggcaaaaatcctgcagtgtattccgggctttaatCTCAAAGAATTTATTAAAgtgtggttgttaaatttaAAGACACCACTGTTGAACATCTTGCTGTAAAGTACAAAAAATTAGTTATATACAGTGATAAAattagtgtgtgtgtatgtttgatGTGCAGTGCATCCTGTTGATGAGAAAGCTCTGCGAAAGCAAAGGTACTCCGTATTCTTTCAAAAGGCTATTCTGTAACACCAATCAGTCCTCGCAGCGACGGGCGTAATTTGGATTTGGTTCATTAGTTGTTATATATCAATAAAGATCAATTGTTTGGTTgaaattattgctagggacaattcagTGTTCCCCTAAATATTGGTAGGGACATGTACCTAGTGTCCCTACCCAAAGCGACACCCTTGCTCGCAGCACTAAAAACAAACCGCATGTCGATGGATCTGACTGACtgattttaacacattaatgataaatgaatgaatcgcaTGCATGAACACTAACAGCCCTACTGtagttttatcattaaataaaGTTCTAAACAGGAGGACGGAACATTCAGTCCTGTCTCTGCGCTGTTCCAATGACAATTTTGACGAAATTCATCTCCTCCTTCACGGCTCTTTTTTCCTTCGTGCATTTCAGAACTTAGGGCTCGAAATGAGCCTTGGGTGCAAGCTCCTTTCGAAGGTGGCaagccaagtttgtttaccattTAATGTTAAGACCAAATAAGGTGAACTCgtgaatttacattttattcagTGATTTCTCCAAATAGTCTGGAGCTTGCATACTACacattgagaaccactgatctataggATATTGAGACCTAAAACTTCACAGGCACATTCTAGGGACACGTGAGACTAATATTACATCTTGAAAAAATTGCCATATTAGGTAACCTTTAAAACCAACATTTACCTCAGTGTTACCTGGCACAAACTGACCTCACTTTGTCGACTTCAGAGGACAACAAATATAAAACTATATCAAAATGTGTATCAAATGAGTGCTCCCAATACAATTGTCAATGCTTGATTATTTGCACACTATAAtctaacataattttttctagTTTTAGTTGTGTTTGGGATGTGGAAATGTCGTAAAAAACACTTTGCATTACAGATGTATTGTAATTGTCAAAACATTTGATAACATATTTTCAGTACTTTAAATTTTTGGAAAGTAATTGGTCTAAAGAAACTGGTAAAA
This window of the Misgurnus anguillicaudatus chromosome 19, ASM2758022v2, whole genome shotgun sequence genome carries:
- the LOC129422014 gene encoding uncharacterized protein; this encodes MECSLGSLIMREKMDVLCCKSVGTDLSMLDIDDFITEISQLKKEVALLESKLRSRGDLGLKREDVDWCESSVYLTDGCLDSVWTSRDQSRTPQTLLDSQDSELRLTLLCYTESKPTDTQDTTVYDSKQSLQEDQTSTESLDSVSNAGEPQQILKMCSVKLIDCRNLMMKIKTEPTEEEDHTEEDDGFITSGVQSESCLDEEITSSTSKECQTAQTLSCITFGKTFSLERHGRKHTEQKVFTCTRSEISFTSEQHIEKKQQQQQFHCEQCGKICASSSNLEVHMRTHNGEKPFYCTECGKYFSAKFSLDAHKRIHTGEKPYECPHCEKRFSRKRVLKTHVLLHTNERPRHFRDSGSKKSHQKLFKCLHCEKRFCTKTEQIIHERVHTGEKPYHCSVCGNSFSQLSNFVRHQRTHTGEKPFKCSWCDKTFAQSSHFKTHQRVHTGEKPYHCTVCGKSFNQLANFTLHQRTHTGEKPFKCSLCDKTFAHSGHLKSHQRVHTVG